The Bacillota bacterium genome has a window encoding:
- the dnaG gene encoding DNA primase, translating to MALPDSFLELLRSRCDIEDVISQYVTVKRRGRSLVGLCPFHSEKTPSFTVFPETQSYYCFGCGAGGDVITFIRNIENLDYLDAVRFLADKAGIEMPEENREDEGYKKLREQILNINRSAANFFYKQLLSKNGVSALKYLRNRGLSDKTIKKFGLGYSSDNWTSLTDYLSGEGFDKELMKRAGLCAKNQKGGYYDYFRNRVMFPIVDVRGSVIGFGGRVMDDSQPKYLNSPDTPVFKKSLNLFSLNNAKGSGDTLILAEGYMDVISIYQAGFRNTVATLGTALTAEQARLISRYAKEVVISYDSDGAGRKASQRAITIFADTGIKVRVLSMSGAKDPDEFIKKFGADKFQMLINKSENHVEYRLSQLRAGFNLELPDDKVSYLKAAAEILADIQSSVERDVYAGKIAEELDVSRESILHEVKSIIKAKWGKKQKDGLRKEEQRIHAYRDSVNPDKAANLKEAKAEEGIICTIFFNPDYVDNICKRLGDTPFVTPFNKKLFDTLCELVNNGIQPDTIVLSQYFTPPEMGRISGIIAQRDLVCGETLIEDYIDILKEHYRKRLTTELESIDNDDLKDYMRQLGKIKGKGSNRE from the coding sequence ATGGCATTACCTGACAGTTTCCTCGAACTGCTGCGATCTCGCTGCGATATCGAGGATGTCATTTCACAGTATGTGACCGTAAAACGAAGGGGGAGAAGCCTTGTCGGCCTTTGCCCTTTTCACAGTGAAAAGACCCCGTCTTTCACAGTGTTTCCGGAAACGCAAAGCTATTATTGTTTCGGATGCGGCGCCGGCGGAGATGTAATCACCTTTATACGCAATATTGAAAACCTTGATTATCTCGATGCCGTAAGGTTTCTTGCCGATAAGGCGGGGATCGAAATGCCCGAGGAGAATAGGGAGGACGAAGGATACAAGAAACTGCGTGAGCAGATTCTGAATATAAATAGATCTGCGGCCAACTTCTTTTACAAACAGCTTTTGTCGAAAAACGGAGTAAGCGCGCTGAAATATCTCAGAAACCGCGGTTTATCTGATAAGACCATTAAGAAATTTGGCCTTGGATATTCGTCTGATAACTGGACAAGTCTAACTGATTATTTATCAGGTGAGGGATTTGATAAGGAACTTATGAAACGCGCGGGTCTATGCGCAAAGAATCAAAAGGGCGGGTATTACGATTATTTTCGGAATCGAGTGATGTTTCCTATTGTTGATGTGCGAGGTTCGGTTATCGGTTTCGGCGGTCGGGTTATGGACGACAGTCAACCGAAATATTTGAATTCTCCCGATACACCTGTTTTTAAAAAAAGTTTGAATCTTTTCTCACTGAACAATGCGAAAGGTTCGGGTGATACACTGATACTGGCAGAAGGGTATATGGACGTAATTTCTATATATCAGGCAGGTTTCAGAAACACTGTTGCAACCTTAGGCACAGCGCTTACAGCGGAACAGGCACGTCTTATTTCTAGGTATGCAAAGGAAGTAGTTATATCGTATGATTCGGACGGTGCAGGTCGAAAAGCGTCTCAGCGTGCGATAACTATATTTGCTGATACCGGAATAAAAGTCAGAGTGCTTTCTATGAGCGGGGCAAAAGATCCGGATGAGTTTATCAAAAAATTCGGTGCGGATAAGTTTCAGATGCTGATAAATAAATCGGAAAACCATGTTGAATACAGGCTGTCTCAACTCAGAGCGGGTTTTAATCTGGAACTGCCGGACGATAAGGTTTCTTATCTAAAAGCTGCCGCTGAAATATTGGCTGATATACAAAGCTCGGTCGAAAGGGACGTTTATGCCGGGAAAATCGCGGAAGAGCTTGATGTTTCGAGAGAGTCAATACTTCACGAGGTAAAAAGTATTATAAAAGCAAAATGGGGCAAAAAGCAAAAAGATGGGCTAAGGAAAGAAGAACAGAGGATTCATGCATATCGTGACAGCGTTAACCCCGACAAAGCCGCTAACTTAAAAGAGGCTAAAGCTGAGGAAGGTATCATTTGCACGATTTTCTTCAATCCCGATTATGTTGATAATATTTGCAAACGTCTTGGAGATACTCCATTTGTTACGCCGTTTAACAAAAAGTTATTCGATACTTTATGCGAACTTGTTAATAATGGGATACAGCCGGATACTATAGTACTGAGCCAGTATTTCACACCGCCTGAAATGGGACGTATAAGCGGAATAATCGCGCAGCGTGACCTCGTTTGCGGTGAAACACTGATTGAGGATTACATAGACATATTAAAAGAACACTATCGAAAGCGCCTTACGACAGAACTTGAAAGTATTGACAATGACGACCTTAAAGATTATATGAGGCAGCTGGGCAAGATAAAAGGAAAAGGAAGTAACAGAGAATGA
- the hflX gene encoding GTPase HflX has product MDFIKQEKLQRAVLVGLNCSSDKYDIKSSDETLKELESLLETAGGESLGIVLQNRDLPDAKFFIGEGKVSEIAEFAKANDADLIIFDNELSPSQIKNIEKETGIRVIDRTMLILDIFSLHATTREGKLQVEMALMKYTIPRLTGMGTELSRLGGGGGGAIGARRGAGETKLEIDKRHLKEQIRQLQKELDEIRENRQKQRKERDVSGVPKVAVIGYTNAGKSTLLNTLTGAGVLAENKLFATLDPTTRRMKMENGFEVLITDTVGFIRKLPHHLVEAFAATLEEVKYADLLVNVVDATSPEMFEHINVTHKLINDLGAGGIPVITAINKTDLLEEGQKPVIKDSVPISAKKGTNINLLCEMIYNRLSDMFRRAVVIIPYDKGGLLDEIYRDSKATVEESEYVPEGVRLTITMDVDLYGRLKDYVTGDENGVQNS; this is encoded by the coding sequence ATGGATTTTATCAAACAGGAAAAATTACAGCGCGCGGTATTAGTTGGGCTAAATTGTTCTTCAGATAAATACGATATTAAAAGCAGTGATGAAACGTTAAAAGAACTTGAAAGCCTGCTTGAAACTGCAGGGGGAGAAAGTTTAGGAATCGTACTGCAAAACCGTGACCTTCCGGACGCAAAGTTTTTTATAGGCGAGGGAAAGGTGAGCGAAATCGCTGAATTTGCAAAGGCTAACGATGCCGATCTTATAATTTTTGATAATGAATTATCTCCGTCTCAGATAAAAAATATAGAAAAAGAAACCGGCATTCGTGTTATTGACCGTACAATGCTGATTCTTGATATCTTTTCTCTACACGCCACAACCAGAGAGGGCAAGCTTCAGGTTGAAATGGCTCTTATGAAATATACGATTCCGCGTTTAACAGGAATGGGCACAGAATTATCAAGGTTAGGCGGAGGCGGAGGCGGCGCAATCGGCGCGCGCAGAGGTGCTGGTGAAACAAAACTTGAAATTGACAAGCGACACCTTAAAGAGCAGATAAGACAGCTGCAAAAAGAGCTTGACGAAATAAGGGAAAACCGACAGAAACAGCGGAAGGAACGCGATGTGTCGGGCGTTCCGAAAGTGGCGGTAATAGGATATACAAACGCAGGAAAGTCAACGCTTTTAAATACGCTGACCGGGGCGGGCGTGCTTGCCGAAAACAAGCTTTTTGCCACCCTTGACCCGACCACACGCCGAATGAAAATGGAAAACGGGTTTGAAGTGCTTATTACCGATACTGTAGGTTTTATAAGAAAGCTTCCTCACCATCTTGTTGAGGCTTTTGCGGCAACGCTTGAAGAGGTCAAATATGCCGACTTGCTTGTCAACGTTGTTGATGCAACAAGCCCTGAAATGTTTGAGCATATAAATGTTACTCACAAGCTTATAAATGATCTGGGCGCTGGTGGAATACCGGTTATTACCGCAATCAATAAAACAGACCTTCTCGAAGAGGGGCAAAAGCCGGTTATTAAAGACAGCGTTCCAATTTCAGCTAAAAAGGGTACAAACATTAACCTTTTATGCGAAATGATATATAACAGGCTTTCGGACATGTTTCGGCGTGCAGTTGTTATTATCCCGTATGATAAGGGTGGGCTGCTTGACGAAATATACCGTGACAGTAAGGCTACTGTTGAAGAAAGTGAGTATGTGCCGGAGGGTGTGCGCCTTACAATTACGATGGACGTTGATTTATACGGAAGGCTTAAAGATTATGTTACCGGGGATGAAAATGGAGTACAAAACAGTTAA
- the murG gene encoding undecaprenyldiphospho-muramoylpentapeptide beta-N-acetylglucosaminyltransferase — protein MKQLKVLLAGGGTGGHVNPALAIAGFIRQRKPGSDIRFVGTEQGIESTLVPKAGYPLYKIEVYGLKRRLTYKNIKTAVTAISALSKSKEIIKEFKPDIVIGTGGYVSFPVLYMAAKMGIPTAIHEQNAFPGVTSRILSKHVDRVMVSFPDSGKYFPKKTNITLVGNPIRDEFLYLSKQEARKSLGIAADEKYIVSVGGSMGARDFNNAIIDFIALHSKKEKYRHTHACGERGFKWVPEKLKEKGIDLKKYPNLDIREYIYNMPTVLAAADIVISRSGAITLGELAALGKPSILIPSPNVTHNHQYFNAMSFVSEDAAVMIEEKDLTGEKLKKTADELLNNKSILDSISKNAQKIAILDSTQKIYNTIFELMADKK, from the coding sequence GTGAAACAATTGAAGGTATTGCTGGCGGGTGGAGGTACAGGCGGACACGTGAACCCCGCTTTAGCTATTGCCGGGTTTATTCGGCAAAGAAAACCCGGCTCTGATATCCGCTTTGTCGGCACAGAACAAGGCATCGAAAGTACGCTTGTTCCAAAGGCAGGCTACCCTCTTTACAAGATAGAGGTATACGGATTAAAAAGAAGACTGACATACAAAAATATAAAAACAGCCGTGACGGCGATTTCCGCTCTTTCCAAATCAAAAGAGATAATAAAGGAATTTAAGCCTGATATTGTTATTGGAACCGGAGGGTATGTAAGTTTCCCGGTACTGTATATGGCTGCAAAAATGGGCATACCAACGGCTATACATGAGCAGAATGCATTTCCTGGGGTAACGAGCCGTATTCTATCAAAACATGTTGACAGGGTTATGGTAAGTTTTCCGGACAGCGGAAAGTATTTTCCTAAAAAAACAAATATAACCCTTGTAGGGAACCCTATCCGGGATGAGTTTTTATATTTATCAAAACAAGAGGCACGCAAGTCACTTGGAATTGCTGCTGATGAGAAATATATTGTTTCCGTCGGCGGAAGCATGGGCGCCAGAGACTTTAATAATGCAATTATTGATTTTATAGCACTTCATTCTAAAAAGGAAAAATACCGCCACACCCACGCCTGCGGAGAACGCGGCTTCAAATGGGTTCCTGAAAAATTAAAGGAAAAGGGAATAGATTTAAAAAAATATCCCAATTTGGATATACGGGAATATATTTATAATATGCCGACTGTTCTTGCGGCGGCAGACATAGTAATCAGCAGATCAGGTGCAATAACTCTGGGAGAGTTAGCCGCACTAGGCAAACCGTCTATACTTATTCCTTCACCCAATGTGACGCATAATCACCAGTATTTTAACGCGATGTCATTTGTAAGTGAAGACGCTGCGGTAATGATTGAAGAAAAGGATTTAACCGGCGAAAAACTGAAGAAAACTGCTGATGAACTTCTAAATAATAAGTCAATTTTGGACTCGATTTCTAAGAACGCTCAAAAGATCGCAATTTTAGATTCAACTCAAAAAATATATAATACGATTTTTGAGTTAATGGCGGATAAAAAATAA
- a CDS encoding FtsQ-type POTRA domain-containing protein, whose protein sequence is MKKARGTTGAAKSRQSHKRRRRQRRLALVVGMIILLMALISGGIFYLVSTFLNITEVKVTGKSIYTTDQILSVAGIKPGQNMVTVRRTKTAVHIEKELPYIEKAVVRCSLPEKIQIEVQPAKPELIVSDGGVSYIVSTEGKVIDIVEDDTAYNLPKLVCDYGGQPVVADAIAFPDDTTKRIHNTLITALRDNGLLADMKSIDLTNIYSITMQYKDKYKIMFGDYTDTDDKVKFIISIKDKLSENDKGTIDVSNIKKGSFTPTRG, encoded by the coding sequence TTGAAAAAAGCTAGGGGTACTACAGGTGCCGCTAAAAGCAGACAGTCGCATAAGCGCCGCCGAAGACAGAGGCGGCTTGCACTTGTTGTCGGTATGATAATTTTACTGATGGCACTCATTTCGGGCGGTATTTTTTATCTTGTTTCAACATTCTTAAATATAACGGAAGTAAAAGTTACTGGAAAAAGTATATATACAACCGATCAGATACTTTCTGTAGCCGGCATAAAACCGGGTCAGAATATGGTGACAGTAAGAAGAACAAAAACAGCTGTCCATATCGAAAAAGAATTGCCGTACATTGAAAAAGCGGTTGTACGGTGCAGCCTCCCAGAAAAGATTCAAATCGAAGTGCAGCCAGCAAAGCCAGAACTTATTGTAAGCGACGGAGGGGTAAGCTATATTGTCAGCACAGAAGGCAAAGTAATAGATATAGTAGAAGATGACACTGCGTATAATCTTCCTAAGCTTGTCTGTGATTATGGGGGACAGCCGGTTGTTGCCGATGCTATAGCATTTCCTGACGATACAACAAAACGTATACATAATACATTGATAACTGCACTTAGGGACAATGGACTCCTTGCAGATATGAAATCAATTGATTTGACCAACATTTACAGCATTACAATGCAGTATAAAGATAAATATAAGATAATGTTCGGAGATTATACCGATACTGATGATAAAGTTAAGTTTATCATCAGTATAAAGGACAAGCTGTCTGAAAACGATAAGGGAACAATTGATGTTTCAAACATCAAAAAAGGGTCATTTACTCCAACACGTGGGTAA
- a CDS encoding DUF881 domain-containing protein: MKEGTIKKAAGRFGMFLITLIFGFLVMLQFKSVKIEQQSTLDSVTLRANELQTQLNKQKDTNEKLYKEILEYKDQLYQFRDEAAKSGNYASALSNQLQKVELTAGITAVKGPGVTVTMTEDPNYQVNVENVDPSYTIIHDDDVLKVLNELRDAGAEALSVNGERILATSEIRCAGSTISVNNNRYSAPFIITAIGDPDNLKSALSMRYGVIEILKQWGITVDVKTHEDVEVPAYAGPIQYKYAKPVENENSSH; the protein is encoded by the coding sequence ATGAAAGAGGGCACCATTAAAAAAGCGGCGGGCAGGTTTGGCATGTTCCTTATCACGCTTATTTTCGGATTTCTTGTTATGCTTCAGTTTAAAAGTGTAAAAATTGAACAACAGAGTACACTTGACAGCGTAACACTTAGAGCGAATGAGCTTCAGACGCAGCTTAATAAACAAAAAGATACAAACGAAAAATTATACAAAGAAATCCTCGAATATAAGGATCAACTGTATCAATTCCGGGACGAGGCGGCCAAAAGCGGCAACTATGCAAGCGCACTTTCAAATCAGCTTCAAAAGGTTGAACTGACTGCGGGTATAACTGCCGTTAAAGGTCCTGGCGTTACTGTTACGATGACAGAAGATCCAAATTATCAGGTGAATGTGGAGAATGTTGACCCGAGCTATACGATCATTCATGATGATGATGTCCTGAAAGTTTTAAACGAGCTTAGAGACGCAGGCGCGGAAGCGCTATCCGTAAACGGTGAACGTATACTGGCAACTAGTGAGATCCGCTGCGCGGGTTCTACTATAAGCGTTAACAACAACCGATATTCTGCCCCATTTATAATAACGGCAATAGGCGATCCCGACAATCTGAAATCTGCCTTATCTATGCGGTATGGGGTTATTGAGATATTGAAGCAGTGGGGGATTACCGTAGATGTTAAGACGCATGAAGATGTTGAGGTTCCTGCATATGCCGGACCTATTCAGTACAAATACGCAAAACCTGTTGAAAATGAAAATTCATCACATTGA
- a CDS encoding YigZ family protein: MEYKTVKKEASAAFIERRSEFIGYIKPVQTEEEAVSFINEIRSRHHDATHNVYAYIIRYNNIRRYSDDGEPQGTAGMPVLDVLQKEGLTDVVIVVTRYFGGILLGGGGLVRAYSRGAKVAVDAAGIALMKKAFRAEIEVPYAFFSSLQREIAKHGGSIENTEFTDNVLIKFLIPIDELEKFNISIKDTSSGQYVAKIIGETYQAEDI, translated from the coding sequence ATGGAGTACAAAACAGTTAAAAAAGAGGCCAGTGCCGCCTTTATTGAACGCCGGTCAGAGTTCATTGGGTATATTAAGCCGGTGCAAACCGAAGAAGAGGCGGTTTCATTTATTAATGAGATACGCTCACGGCATCATGACGCGACCCATAATGTTTATGCCTATATAATTCGATATAATAATATAAGGCGTTACAGTGATGACGGTGAACCACAGGGAACAGCAGGAATGCCCGTGCTGGATGTTCTTCAAAAAGAAGGGCTTACCGATGTAGTTATAGTCGTCACAAGATATTTCGGAGGCATTTTACTCGGGGGCGGAGGACTGGTAAGAGCATATTCAAGGGGAGCAAAAGTTGCTGTTGACGCTGCAGGTATCGCGCTTATGAAAAAAGCATTCAGAGCAGAAATTGAAGTACCGTATGCTTTTTTTAGCTCTTTACAGCGAGAAATTGCTAAGCACGGTGGAAGTATAGAAAATACTGAATTTACGGATAATGTTTTGATAAAATTTCTTATTCCTATCGACGAACTGGAAAAATTCAATATAAGTATAAAAGATACAAGTTCTGGGCAATACGTTGCTAAGATTATTGGCGAAACATATCAGGCAGAGGACATTTAA
- the ftsZ gene encoding cell division protein FtsZ produces the protein MPFEFDTNSFSPVNIKVIGIGGAGNNAVNRMITSGITSVEFIAVNTDKQSLYASRATQKIQIGEKLTKGQGAGANPEKGQRAAEESRDEIAAALKGTDMVFITAGMGGGTGTGGAPVIAEIAKDMGLLTVGIVTKPFLFEGKKRMNQAEAGIAALRERVDSLVVIPNERLKMVSETPITMANAFEVADEVLRQGVASISEIINNPGYINLDFADITAVMKDAGYAHMGVGNASGENMVEAAANKAIYSPLIETSINGAKGVIISFVSSPDISLEEVENAAAMISKAAHPEANIIWGTSFDNSLADEVRITVIATGFEAAPLSAEPQKPAQDTTKSAFANFSGPKTDFTRPKEETPVSSTNYRFPFSKPVDDTYDSTYVKKTEKHDDEDIDDIDSVLKIFRK, from the coding sequence ATGCCTTTTGAGTTTGATACAAACAGTTTCAGCCCGGTTAATATAAAGGTAATCGGTATCGGCGGGGCAGGAAACAACGCAGTTAACAGAATGATTACTTCAGGAATAACAAGTGTTGAGTTTATTGCAGTAAATACGGACAAGCAGTCCTTATATGCATCACGCGCGACACAAAAAATACAGATCGGTGAAAAATTGACAAAAGGCCAAGGCGCTGGCGCGAATCCTGAAAAAGGTCAGCGTGCAGCTGAAGAAAGCCGCGACGAAATTGCCGCAGCTCTAAAGGGTACCGATATGGTATTTATTACTGCGGGTATGGGAGGCGGAACCGGGACTGGCGGTGCACCTGTTATTGCTGAGATTGCGAAAGACATGGGTCTCCTTACAGTCGGAATTGTAACCAAACCGTTTTTATTTGAAGGCAAGAAAAGAATGAATCAGGCTGAAGCAGGGATCGCAGCTCTTCGCGAAAGAGTGGATTCTCTTGTTGTTATTCCTAACGAACGCCTCAAAATGGTTTCGGAGACACCTATTACAATGGCAAATGCATTTGAGGTTGCCGATGAGGTATTAAGGCAAGGCGTTGCCAGTATTTCAGAAATAATTAATAACCCGGGATACATAAATCTTGACTTTGCAGATATAACTGCCGTTATGAAGGATGCAGGCTATGCTCATATGGGTGTTGGCAATGCAAGCGGTGAAAATATGGTTGAAGCTGCGGCCAATAAGGCGATATACAGCCCGCTCATCGAGACTTCTATCAATGGGGCAAAGGGTGTGATCATCAGCTTTGTATCATCGCCTGATATCAGCCTTGAAGAAGTTGAGAACGCAGCAGCAATGATTTCAAAGGCCGCTCATCCAGAGGCTAATATTATTTGGGGTACATCCTTTGATAACAGTCTTGCTGATGAAGTCAGAATCACCGTTATTGCGACAGGATTTGAGGCCGCTCCGCTCAGCGCTGAGCCACAAAAACCTGCCCAGGACACAACCAAGTCTGCTTTTGCAAATTTCAGCGGCCCCAAAACAGACTTTACACGTCCAAAAGAAGAAACACCGGTATCTTCTACAAACTACCGTTTTCCTTTTTCCAAGCCTGTAGATGATACTTATGACAGTACATATGTTAAGAAAACGGAAAAGCATGACGATGAAGATATTGATGATATCGATTCAGTGCTTAAAATATTTAGAAAGTAA
- the murA gene encoding UDP-N-acetylglucosamine 1-carboxyvinyltransferase, with protein MSKLIINGPNVVTGEIAVQGAKNSVLPILAATLLANEVSVIKNCPDISDVSATVEILLHLGCKVTRRGSGEIEIDPSSASGVDIPYNLMRGMRSSVIMLGPILARMGRAKVSYPGGCELGPRPIDLHISSFQKLGVKFAEEYGFIYSVCDKMIGTEINLTFPSVGATENIMLLASKVPGQTVIHNAAREPEIEDLQSFLNSMGANITGAGDNTIYIEGVETLHGAEHSIIPDRIAAATYMIAAAITGGKLIIKSVRPRDLNSVISLLEESGAQIRTDENRILIDRKRPIQPIRMVRTMPYPGFPTDALAPLMAYSTVASGNSMYVETIFQNRYKHAEELMRMGANIKVEGRVALVQGVPRLTGANVVATDLRGGVALVLAALAANGETTIDNSELIDRGYENIETNLQSLGCKIRKVDVVEKS; from the coding sequence ATGAGCAAACTAATTATAAATGGACCTAATGTTGTTACTGGAGAAATAGCCGTTCAGGGTGCTAAAAACAGTGTTCTGCCCATACTTGCCGCTACCTTACTTGCAAACGAGGTTTCGGTTATAAAAAATTGTCCGGATATAAGTGACGTAAGCGCTACTGTTGAAATCCTTCTGCATCTCGGATGCAAAGTTACAAGGCGCGGATCCGGAGAAATCGAAATCGACCCTTCCAGTGCATCCGGAGTAGATATCCCATATAATCTAATGAGAGGCATGCGTTCTTCCGTCATTATGCTTGGTCCTATTTTGGCAAGAATGGGCCGCGCAAAAGTAAGTTATCCCGGGGGATGCGAACTTGGACCCCGCCCGATTGATTTACATATATCTTCCTTTCAGAAATTGGGTGTAAAATTTGCGGAAGAGTATGGATTTATTTACTCTGTTTGTGATAAAATGATTGGGACGGAAATAAATCTAACTTTTCCAAGTGTTGGCGCAACTGAAAACATTATGCTGCTCGCGTCTAAAGTGCCGGGACAGACTGTAATACATAATGCTGCCCGTGAGCCGGAAATAGAAGATTTACAGTCATTTTTGAACAGTATGGGCGCAAATATCACAGGCGCCGGGGACAACACCATTTATATTGAGGGCGTTGAAACGCTTCATGGTGCGGAGCATTCGATTATACCGGATCGTATTGCGGCCGCAACATATATGATCGCGGCTGCGATTACAGGTGGCAAACTAATTATTAAAAGTGTCAGGCCGAGAGACCTGAATTCTGTGATTTCACTTCTGGAAGAAAGCGGCGCGCAGATTAGAACAGATGAAAATCGTATTTTAATAGACAGAAAGCGTCCGATCCAGCCAATTAGAATGGTAAGGACTATGCCCTACCCGGGATTTCCTACAGATGCGCTTGCACCGCTTATGGCATACTCTACAGTTGCATCCGGAAATAGTATGTATGTTGAAACTATTTTTCAGAATAGATATAAGCATGCTGAAGAACTTATGCGGATGGGAGCCAATATAAAAGTTGAAGGCAGAGTGGCACTCGTTCAGGGCGTTCCAAGACTTACCGGAGCGAACGTTGTTGCAACAGACCTGAGGGGTGGAGTCGCACTTGTCCTTGCGGCTCTGGCGGCAAACGGTGAGACGACGATTGATAATTCTGAACTCATTGACCGTGGGTATGAGAATATAGAAACCAATCTTCAAAGCTTAGGATGTAAAATAAGAAAGGTTGACGTGGTTGAAAAAAGCTAG
- a CDS encoding deoxyguanosinetriphosphate triphosphohydrolase → MSLREEQEKLEKAILSPYACLSVNSRGRNREETKCEIRTDFVRDRDRIIHCKSFRRLKHKTQVFLSPEGDHYRTRLTHTLEVSQIARTISRALRLNEDLTEAIALGHDLGHTPFGHAGEQVLASVCKSGFTHYEQSLRVVELLENGHKGLNLTYEVRNGIACHTNRVADTLEGQVVKFADKIAYINHDIDDAIRGGVLSVSDIDTDILDMLGHTHSKRINTLVRAVIDGSADKDHIEMLPNIKEAEVALEKFMFEHVYLNPGAKGEEVKAKEVVRMLYEYFLKYPDKMPPEHYSYIDGDGLERVVCDYVAGMTDNYAISIFESLYIPKTWRK, encoded by the coding sequence ATGAGTCTTCGTGAAGAACAGGAAAAACTTGAAAAGGCGATACTTTCACCATATGCCTGCCTTTCTGTTAATAGCCGTGGGAGAAATCGCGAAGAGACTAAATGTGAGATACGCACAGATTTTGTTCGTGACCGGGACAGGATCATTCACTGCAAATCATTTCGTCGCTTAAAACATAAGACTCAGGTTTTCTTATCTCCGGAGGGAGACCATTACCGAACCAGACTTACACATACGCTTGAAGTGTCACAGATCGCCAGAACGATTTCTCGCGCTCTGCGCCTAAATGAAGATTTGACAGAAGCAATTGCTTTGGGACACGACCTTGGTCATACGCCTTTCGGACATGCGGGAGAGCAGGTGCTCGCAAGTGTTTGCAAATCCGGTTTTACTCATTACGAGCAAAGCCTTAGGGTTGTCGAACTGCTTGAAAACGGACACAAAGGTCTTAATCTTACTTACGAGGTTAGAAACGGCATAGCCTGCCATACAAACCGGGTTGCGGATACTCTTGAAGGCCAGGTTGTTAAATTTGCCGATAAAATTGCATATATAAATCACGATATCGACGATGCGATACGCGGAGGGGTGCTTTCCGTATCGGATATCGATACAGATATTCTCGATATGCTCGGGCATACCCATTCAAAACGCATAAATACGCTTGTAAGAGCCGTAATTGATGGAAGTGCCGACAAGGATCATATTGAGATGCTGCCGAATATAAAAGAGGCAGAGGTTGCGCTTGAAAAGTTTATGTTTGAACATGTATATTTGAATCCGGGGGCGAAAGGCGAAGAGGTAAAGGCGAAAGAAGTCGTCCGTATGCTTTACGAGTATTTTCTTAAGTATCCGGATAAAATGCCGCCCGAGCATTATTCATATATAGACGGAGACGGACTTGAACGCGTTGTTTGCGATTATGTTGCGGGCATGACGGATAATTACGCCATATCGATTTTTGAGAGCCTGTATATTCCGAAAACTTGGCGAAAATAG
- a CDS encoding small basic family protein: MAIGFLGLLCGILIGFYFPGYIPKAYSVYVAMALLAAADSIVGGLAAKIENKYDDKIFVSGFCINTLLAAALTYVGKLLAIDLTIAAIVVFGSRLFQNFAKIRRLLLNYDKQ; the protein is encoded by the coding sequence ATGGCTATCGGATTTTTAGGACTTTTGTGCGGGATACTAATCGGATTCTATTTTCCTGGATATATTCCAAAAGCATACTCGGTTTATGTTGCGATGGCTCTCCTTGCTGCCGCAGATTCAATAGTTGGCGGGCTTGCGGCAAAAATCGAAAATAAATATGATGATAAGATTTTTGTGTCAGGCTTTTGCATCAATACTTTACTGGCTGCGGCACTTACTTATGTCGGGAAACTTCTTGCAATTGACCTGACAATTGCGGCAATCGTTGTATTCGGTTCCAGATTATTCCAAAACTTTGCAAAAATACGAAGATTACTATTGAATTATGATAAGCAATAA